A region from the Lolium perenne isolate Kyuss_39 chromosome 4, Kyuss_2.0, whole genome shotgun sequence genome encodes:
- the LOC127349346 gene encoding ubiquitin-conjugating enzyme E2-23 kDa isoform X1, whose amino-acid sequence MSSPSKRREMDLMKLMMSDYKVDMINDGMQEFYVHFHGPNDSLYQGGVWKVRVELTEAYPYKSPSIGFTNKIYHPNVDEMSGSVCLDVINQTWSPMFDLVNIFEVFLPQLLLYPNPSDPLNGDAASLMMRDKNAYDQKVKEYCERYATPEDVSLEEEESDDEELSDAEGYGDDSADEAIMGTADP is encoded by the exons ATGTCTTCCCCAAGCAAGAGAAGGGAAATGGATCTCATGAAGCT GATGATGAGCGACTACAAGGTGGACATGATCAACGACGGGATGCAGGAGTTCTACGTCCACTTCCATGGCCCTAACGACA GTCTTTACCAGGGTGGCGTTTGGAAGGTGAGGGTTGAACTGACGGAGGCCTACCCTTACAAATCGCCTTCCATCGGGTTCACCAACAAGATATACCACCCAAACGTCGACGAGAT GTCCGGTTCCGTGTGCCTGGATGTGATCAACCAGACCTGGAGCCCGATGTTCG ACCTCGTGAACATCTTCGAGGTGTtcctgccgcagctcctcctgtaCCCGAATCCCTCGGACCCCTTGAACGGCGACGCGGCCTCGCTGATGATGCGCGACAAGAACGCCTACGACCAGAAAGTCAAAG AGTACTGCGAGAGATACGCCACGCCTGAAGACGTATccttggaggaggaggagagcgatgatgaGGAGCTGAGTGACGCCGAAGGCTACGGCGACGACTCAGCCGACGAGGCCATCATGGGCACCGCCGATCCATAG
- the LOC127349346 gene encoding ubiquitin-conjugating enzyme E2-23 kDa isoform X2 produces the protein MSSPSKRREMDLMKLMMSDYKVDMINDGMQEFYVHFHGPNDSLYQGGVWKVRVELTEAYPYKSPSIGFTNKIYHPNVDEISSFLFRSGSVCLDVINQTWSPMFDLVNIFEVFLPQLLLYPNPSDPLNGDAASLMMRDKNAYDQKVKEYCERYATPEDVSLEEEESDDEELSDAEGYGDDSADEAIMGTADP, from the exons ATGTCTTCCCCAAGCAAGAGAAGGGAAATGGATCTCATGAAGCT GATGATGAGCGACTACAAGGTGGACATGATCAACGACGGGATGCAGGAGTTCTACGTCCACTTCCATGGCCCTAACGACA GTCTTTACCAGGGTGGCGTTTGGAAGGTGAGGGTTGAACTGACGGAGGCCTACCCTTACAAATCGCCTTCCATCGGGTTCACCAACAAGATATACCACCCAAACGTCGACGAGAT TTCGTCCTTTTTGTTCAGGTCCGGTTCCGTGTGCCTGGATGTGATCAACCAGACCTGGAGCCCGATGTTCG ACCTCGTGAACATCTTCGAGGTGTtcctgccgcagctcctcctgtaCCCGAATCCCTCGGACCCCTTGAACGGCGACGCGGCCTCGCTGATGATGCGCGACAAGAACGCCTACGACCAGAAAGTCAAAG AGTACTGCGAGAGATACGCCACGCCTGAAGACGTATccttggaggaggaggagagcgatgatgaGGAGCTGAGTGACGCCGAAGGCTACGGCGACGACTCAGCCGACGAGGCCATCATGGGCACCGCCGATCCATAG